In Marinobacter sp. LQ44, the following are encoded in one genomic region:
- a CDS encoding outer membrane protein assembly factor BamE, which yields MQKLTAIVLISILSLSGCAFPGVYKINVQQGNIVTEDDLKSLSQGMARSQVHAVLGSPLMLNPVDPSREYYVYTFQRRGGDIQEQRIIVYYEGDEFSHYDARLLEETPAY from the coding sequence ATGCAAAAGCTCACCGCTATCGTTCTTATTAGCATTTTATCCTTGTCCGGTTGCGCATTCCCTGGCGTTTACAAAATCAACGTGCAACAGGGGAATATCGTGACCGAAGACGACCTCAAGAGCCTCTCGCAAGGCATGGCCCGCAGTCAGGTTCATGCGGTTCTCGGGTCGCCGCTGATGCTCAATCCGGTGGACCCCTCGCGCGAGTACTATGTGTACACCTTCCAGCGCCGGGGTGGGGATATCCAGGAGCAGCGCATAATCGTCTATTACGAAGGCGACGAGTTCAGCCATTACGACGCACGACTGCTGGAAGAAACGCCCGCTTACTGA
- a CDS encoding RnfH family protein, translating into MQVEVAYARPDKQQIVAIEVPEGTTAIEAVKLSGITDIFPEIDPDATDMGVFGKVIKDPAGHELREGDRVELYRPLKIDPKQARLNRAKKKA; encoded by the coding sequence ATGCAGGTAGAGGTAGCGTATGCCCGGCCAGACAAGCAGCAAATTGTGGCGATTGAAGTGCCTGAGGGAACCACGGCCATCGAGGCCGTGAAACTGTCTGGAATAACGGATATTTTCCCGGAAATCGATCCGGACGCAACGGATATGGGCGTGTTTGGCAAAGTCATTAAAGACCCCGCGGGCCATGAGCTGCGCGAGGGAGACCGGGTTGAACTATACCGACCGCTAAAGATAGATCCCAAGCAGGCCCGGCTGAACCGGGCCAAAAAGAAAGCCTGA
- the smpB gene encoding SsrA-binding protein SmpB — MSKKKANGPTSNTIALNKKAKHEYHIEERFEAGLALLGWEVKSLRAGKAQLVDAYVLLKNGEAWLLGAHITPLNTASTHVIADPTRTRKLLLHAKEIAKIIGQVNQAGHTCIPLALYWKGNKVKCEIALVKGKKLFDKRATEKERDWNRQKQRIMREANT, encoded by the coding sequence ATGAGCAAGAAGAAAGCAAACGGACCAACCAGCAATACCATTGCCCTGAACAAAAAGGCAAAGCACGAATATCATATTGAAGAACGCTTTGAAGCCGGCCTTGCCCTGCTGGGCTGGGAAGTGAAATCACTGCGAGCCGGCAAGGCTCAGCTGGTGGACGCCTACGTACTTCTGAAAAATGGCGAAGCCTGGTTGTTGGGCGCTCATATCACGCCGCTCAACACCGCCTCCACCCATGTGATCGCCGATCCGACCCGTACCCGCAAATTGCTGCTGCACGCAAAGGAAATTGCCAAGATCATCGGCCAGGTCAACCAGGCCGGGCATACCTGCATACCGCTCGCCCTGTACTGGAAAGGCAATAAAGTGAAATGCGAAATTGCCCTGGTGAAAGGCAAGAAGCTGTTCGACAAGCGTGCCACCGAAAAAGAGCGTGACTGGAACCGCCAGAAACAGAGAATCATGCGCGAGGCCAATACCTGA
- a CDS encoding type II toxin-antitoxin system RatA family toxin, giving the protein MAHQIDKTALVMHSAERMFHLVNDIARYPEFLPWCAGAEVHEQTDAEIMASLEIAKGGVRHRLTTRNQLLMPEAIEMSLVDGPLKNLRGRWHFKALNEQACKVILTLEFEFSGSLSRMTFGPVFNQAANTMVDAFCRRADQIYQGGTV; this is encoded by the coding sequence ATGGCGCATCAGATTGATAAGACCGCATTGGTCATGCACTCCGCAGAGCGCATGTTCCATCTGGTCAATGATATTGCACGGTATCCCGAGTTTCTGCCCTGGTGCGCCGGGGCAGAGGTGCACGAACAGACGGATGCAGAGATCATGGCGTCACTGGAGATTGCCAAGGGCGGTGTGCGCCATCGCCTGACCACGCGTAATCAGCTGTTGATGCCCGAGGCGATCGAGATGAGCCTGGTGGATGGTCCACTGAAAAATCTGCGGGGGCGGTGGCACTTCAAGGCGCTCAACGAGCAGGCCTGTAAGGTGATCCTGACCCTGGAGTTTGAGTTTTCGGGCTCACTGTCCCGAATGACTTTTGGTCCGGTGTTCAATCAGGCTGCCAATACCATGGTGGATGCGTTTTGCCGTCGGGCAGACCAGATTTATCAGGGAGGGACGGTTTGA
- a CDS encoding sodium-dependent transporter, with protein MANKYHTSIGSFTRKSTFFWASVGATVGLANLWQFPYLASIHGGGLFIFLYLACLLLVTLPLMVTEAVLGRHSRHGIVLAMDGMVKDAGCSPLWRLAGPLSVLAAFLVLSFTAVFGGIVLAYVFFGAADSFRAATPEAATGILTDLVSRPGGHREFMAWHAFFMVLVVWVSAQGVVKGLERSLRFLVPAALLLMLGLFALSASHGRLDSGIEHILALRPDNVDLNSVKAAFFHAFYTLGLGMGVWAIFGAYSTSHTRLKRSLLAVVLMDTLVAILAGLMMFSVALDGASLDGERGFGLLFVSLPVTLAQLPHSQLIIAAVFLLVLMIVWATAISLLEPVVGWFREWTGAPRGWSAVIAGVAVWAAGLGSLFSFNLWADYRFAGATLFRWLELTTGGILIPLVALLIATFAGWCLTRRYAARILGNTPVAIRKIWYWVMRLVLPVLVAWIGIQYTVFSLSNLCDNGSAAIWCAQDDAPKEPMPATANDDGDGLPVSPQSEGPGPEGNASGQGAESQPAENAPNGDDILYHSV; from the coding sequence ATGGCGAACAAGTATCACACGTCCATCGGGTCATTTACCCGAAAATCCACGTTTTTTTGGGCCTCGGTGGGCGCTACCGTGGGCCTGGCCAATCTGTGGCAGTTTCCATACCTTGCCAGTATTCACGGTGGCGGGTTGTTCATCTTTCTGTATCTCGCCTGCCTGCTGCTGGTAACCCTGCCGCTGATGGTGACTGAGGCGGTGCTTGGGCGGCACTCACGCCATGGCATTGTACTGGCGATGGACGGCATGGTGAAAGACGCAGGCTGTTCGCCGCTGTGGCGCCTGGCCGGCCCCTTGAGTGTGCTTGCCGCGTTCCTGGTGTTGTCATTCACGGCGGTGTTCGGTGGCATCGTGCTGGCCTATGTCTTCTTTGGGGCAGCAGACAGTTTCAGGGCAGCGACGCCCGAGGCGGCGACCGGTATCCTGACGGATCTGGTGTCCAGGCCGGGTGGGCATCGGGAGTTTATGGCCTGGCACGCGTTCTTCATGGTTCTCGTGGTCTGGGTATCGGCCCAGGGCGTTGTGAAGGGGTTGGAGCGATCGCTGCGATTTCTGGTGCCCGCAGCGTTGCTGCTGATGCTGGGGTTATTTGCCTTGTCGGCCAGTCATGGGCGGCTGGATTCGGGTATTGAACACATCCTGGCGCTGCGGCCAGACAACGTTGATTTAAATAGCGTCAAGGCGGCCTTTTTTCACGCTTTCTATACCCTCGGCCTTGGGATGGGGGTGTGGGCGATCTTCGGCGCTTACAGCACGTCACATACCCGGTTGAAGCGGTCATTGCTGGCGGTGGTGTTGATGGACACTCTGGTGGCCATCCTGGCGGGGCTGATGATGTTCTCGGTGGCGCTGGATGGTGCCAGTCTTGATGGTGAGCGAGGCTTCGGGCTGTTGTTTGTCTCCCTGCCGGTCACGCTGGCCCAGTTGCCCCACAGTCAGTTGATCATTGCGGCGGTGTTCCTGCTGGTGCTCATGATCGTGTGGGCGACCGCCATATCGCTGTTGGAGCCTGTGGTGGGCTGGTTTCGTGAGTGGACTGGCGCACCCAGAGGGTGGTCTGCGGTTATTGCCGGTGTTGCCGTGTGGGCTGCCGGCCTGGGTTCGCTATTCTCCTTCAATCTCTGGGCGGACTACCGGTTTGCCGGTGCCACCCTGTTCCGATGGCTGGAGCTGACGACGGGCGGCATCCTGATTCCGCTGGTGGCCTTGCTGATTGCCACCTTTGCCGGTTGGTGCCTGACCCGGCGCTATGCCGCAAGGATTCTTGGTAACACCCCGGTGGCTATTCGCAAGATCTGGTATTGGGTTATGCGCCTTGTCCTGCCGGTTCTGGTGGCCTGGATTGGCATACAATACACAGTATTCTCGTTGTCAAACCTGTGTGATAACGGCAGCGCCGCCATTTGGTGCGCACAAGATGACGCGCCAAAAGAACCGATGCCTGCGACGGCAAACGATGACGGTGACGGTTTGCCCGTAAGCCCGCAAAGTGAGGGCCCGGGGCCAGAAGGTAACGCGTCTGGTCAGGGCGCAGAAAGCCAGCCGGCGGAAAACGCCCCCAACGGGGACGATATCCTTTATCATAGTGTGTAG
- the fur gene encoding ferric iron uptake transcriptional regulator, translated as MSSENAELRKVGLKVTLPRVKIFNILENAEEHHLSAEDVYKKLLDQGDDVGLATVYRVLTQFEAAGLVLRHNFEGGHAVFEMAGDDHHDHMVCTQTGEVIEFVDDIIEERQQKIAKEHGYEIVDHSLILYVKPLGSSKK; from the coding sequence ATGTCATCTGAAAACGCCGAATTACGAAAGGTCGGTTTGAAGGTTACTCTCCCGAGAGTCAAAATCTTCAATATTCTGGAGAACGCCGAAGAGCACCATCTGAGTGCCGAGGATGTTTACAAGAAGCTGCTGGATCAGGGAGATGACGTGGGGCTGGCAACCGTCTACCGGGTACTGACTCAGTTCGAGGCCGCAGGCCTGGTGTTGCGCCATAACTTTGAGGGTGGCCACGCCGTCTTCGAAATGGCGGGCGATGATCACCATGACCACATGGTATGCACGCAAACCGGGGAAGTGATCGAGTTTGTGGATGATATCATCGAAGAGCGCCAGCAGAAGATCGCCAAGGAGCACGGCTATGAGATCGTTGATCACAGCCTGATCCTCTACGTTAAGCCTTTGGGCTCTTCCAAGAAATAA